One segment of Lytechinus pictus isolate F3 Inbred chromosome 13, Lp3.0, whole genome shotgun sequence DNA contains the following:
- the LOC129274162 gene encoding low-density lipoprotein receptor-related protein 2-like gives MKSLIFLFCLLILIICCYGLDEGTRARRFLRRGTPLENKRSTKLRVLRHLDNVQSANFSEIQITTRQGQLSPKPPAYPFQCPPRSFQCENGKCIPSRQVCDGRLYDCQGGEDERSCSLSTCPSDMTRCQSGECIPNYWLCDLIEDCSNREDELGCSRKRCDNDQFRCTTGSCIGTEWVCDGHIDCHDGEDEQACLVKTCPLGQFKCNNDACVDNQYVCDGIHDCYFGEEERNCGGLDINEPCDGRYQCDDGRCIQPESVCDGSYDCTSGEDEQDCFSCRSGEFQCPEGKCLPRSALCDSDQDCRNGEDEENCVAVAACPGKFECPSDGRCLEFSLVCNGRKECSGGEDELRCSSSPTCRHNEIRCSDGNGLRCVVETRICDGTKDCLDGTDEMNCPVDEPGSCGGDFLCNDGECISRSQICDRFIDCSHGEDEDDCVMTQCGGDFQCIDGTCVPASRMCDGNIDCASGEDEQSCRELPQCDVDEDLKMCSTGQCVPGEAFCDGWVDCYDAVDEEGCPELPSCRGFFFCRTDYCLDSSRVCDGNLDCIDGRDETELSCFIGSDCAEGFECNDGTCTDISSVCDGARDCSEAEDEENCLPGCTAFECTDGTCIPFSSLCNGDTDCSAGEDEIDCPEECSGFTCTDGSCIPTRNVCDGQRNCPRGDDETDCPEECPGFKCTDGPCIDPQNVCDGRRDCSRGDDENDCPATCNGFECRDGLCIPDSAICNGQRDCSRGEDEVECPNDRCSSGFRCRNGRCVDSNRVCDGYNDCGDGSDEESYNCGADRYDDDTNELYTQGYYTTPRYSQSYEDYGCQGQFQCRDGRCIPQSYVCDAHRHCTGGEDEENCPAQDICNGQFRCQEGTCISNAALCDGRRDCYGGEDERNCNVICEFQCNNDNCIPRIAVCDGVRDCYGGEDERSCNTVCGFQCSTGNCIPSSAVCNGVQDCYDGEDESTRQCPFMNLCNGFRCGDGTCIDSSQVCDDYKDCSDRSDEQNCESEEACPGKFDCQTGFCIELRYICDGRQDCSNGIDESSCPINEGCTSDEFTCYNGHCIDGDKRCDGIPDCSAGEDETDCPVGCGSQFECNRGNCIPRTYVCNGRSDCTDGEDEDGCEQCEFECDDGRCIEATRICDNVRDCSQGEDELNCPIVDESCPDEFTCSPGYCIPRIAVCDGVRDCYGNEDEEGCPIVDRCLNQFKCNSGECIPLAAKCDGKPDCYSGEDEDGCPVIDDCPSPRFLCDDGICVSQDKICNGVRDCYGGEDERSCNTVCGFQCSTGNCIPSSAVCNGVRDCYDGEDESTRQCPFTNLCNGFRCGDGTCIDSSQVCDDYKDCPDRSDEQNCESEEVCPGKFDCQTGFCIELRYLCDGRQDCSNGIDESSCPINEGCTSDEFTCYNGHCIDGDKRCDGIPDCSAGEDETDCPVGCGSQFECNRGNCIPRTYVCNGRSDCTDGEDEDNCDQCEFACNDDRCIETSRICDNIRDCSQGEDELNCPIVDDSCPGEFTCSPGYCIPRIAVCDGVRDCYGNEDEEGCPIVDRCLNQFKCDSGECIPLVAKCDGKPDCYSGEDEDGCPVIDDCPSPRFLCDDGICVSQDKICNGVRDCYGGEDERSCSTVCGFQCSTGNCIPSSAVCNGVRDCYDGEDESTRQCPFTNLCNGFRCGDGTCIDSSLVCDDSKDCPDRSDEQNCESEEACPGKFDCQTGFCIELRYVCDGRRDCSNGQDENSCPINEGCDSDEFTCYNGHCIDGDKRCDGIPDCSAAEDEIDCPVGCGSQFECNRGNCIPRTYVCNGRSDCTDGEDENGCERCEFECDDGRCIEATRICDNFRDCLQGEDELNCPIVDDCPGEFSCPPGYCIPRIAVCDGVRDCYGNEDEEGCPIVDRCLNQFKCDSGECIPLIAKCDGKPDCYSGEDEDGCPVIDNCPSPRFLCDDGVCVSEDKICNGVRDCYGGEDERSCNTVCGFQCSTGNCIPSSAVCNGVRDCYDGEDESARQCPFTNLCNGFRCGDGTCIDSSQVCDDYKDCPDRSDEQNCESEEVCPGKFDCQTGFCIELRYICDGRQDCSNGIDEDSCPINEGCTSGQFTCYNGHCIERERTCDGIPDCPSNEDEATCPVAQDCQGQFRCRNGECIPLGNRCDGLDDCFLGEDEEACPITGCRSDEFRCLDGQCFPGGFRCDGFYEDCSHGEDEKDCEPQSTCDRDQFQCNNGVCISSQWRCDGMYRDCMKGEDEENCGGTNFIDCGKSEFRCNDGSCISKDYVCDGRYQDCEGGDDEISCPSSCGAYEYECESGACVPASRMCDGRNDCPSGSDEIPLNCNDFQNLEDCDPHYQFRCYVGNCISVYAVCDDYNDCLGGEDEALCPGQQGSNDGLSYVLSELNSDLENLVNTLENGYDGTTYNAGDITNTLYNIEQTLNRAEYLTLQEEVENVTSTSTPEESPLDSRDQHLPNLSSKKRFKATEKIKGDSIINDLNEAIAASRKTHEPDGNDSDDDVDLNAIRDDDIENDLGNDAGAVSTRSETGRHRPILLSQDARKKLDIISSLKHELSLKLKERRTKRKEEEKEEKRNTDQGGMDDDALPRNGMLKRITALENALLNRKRKILRKR, from the exons CAATATGTATGCGATGGAATCCATGATTGTTACTTTGGGGAGGAGGAACGCAACTGCGGAGGACTGGACATCAATGAACCGTGCGATGGCAGATACCAGTGCGATGACGGTCGATGTATTCAACCAGAATCGGTTTGTGATGGCTCTTACGATTGTACGTCAGGCGAAGACGAGCAGGATTGCTTCTCATGCA GAAGTGGTGAGTTTCAATGTCCTGAAGGAAAATGTTTACCGCGATCAGCTCTTTGTGACTCTGACCAAGACTGTCGAAATG GAGAAGACGAAGAGAACTGTGTCGCAGTAGCTGCATGTCCTGGGAAGTTCGAATGCCCGTCAGATGGGCGATGTCTGGAGTTTAGTCTGGTGTGTAACGGAAGAAAGGAGTGTTCAGGAGGGGAGGATGAACTCAGATGTTCAAGTTCACCAACATGTCGCCATAATGAGATACGTTGCAGCGATGGCAATGGATTAAGGTGTGTTGTGGAAACAAGGATCTGTGACGGAACAAAAGACTGCCTCGATGGAACCGACGAGATGAACTGTCCTGTTGATGAGCCTGGAAGCTGTGGAGGTGACTTCCTGTGTAATGATGGCGAATGCATCTCCAGGAGTCAAATCTGTGATCGCTTCATCGATTGCAGTCATGGTGAGGACGAGGATGACTGCGTGATGACGCAATGCGGTGGTGACTTTCAGTGCATAGATGGGACATGTGTCCCAGCTTCTAGGATGTGTGACGGCAACATTGATTGTGCCAGTGGTGAAGACGAGCAATCATGTAGGGAACTTCCGCAATGTGATGTAGATGAAGATCTTAAAATGTGCAGTACAGGACAGTGTGTCCCCGGTGAGGCATTTTGCGATGGTTGGGTAGACTGTTACGATGCCGTTGACGAAGAAGGTTGTCCGGAATTGCCAAGCTGTCGAGGATTCTTCTTCTGCCGCACTGATTACTGCCTCGATTCTTCCCGAGTATGTGATGGAAATTTGGATTGTATCGATGGCAGAGATGAAACTGAACTGTCTTGCTTCATAGGATCTGATTGTGCAGAAGGTTTTGAATGCAACGACGGAACTTGTACCGACATTAGTTCGGTTTGCGATGGAGCTCGAGACTGTTCTGAGGCTGAAGATGAGGAAAACTGTTTGCCCGGGTGCACTGCATTTGAATGTACTGACGGCACTTGTATACCCTTTTCGAGCCTTTGTAATGGTGACACTGACTGTTCTGCGGGAGAAGATGAAATAGATTGCCCTGAGGAATGTTCTGGATTCACCTGTACAGATGGCTCGTGTATACCTACTCGAAATGTCTGCGATGGCCAACGGAATTGCCCTAGAGGGGATGATGAAACCGACTGCCCAGAAGAGTGTCCAGGGTTTAAATGCACCGATGGACCATGCATTGATCCCCAAAACGTCTGCGACGGGCGACGGGATTGTTCCAGaggtgatgatgaaaatgattgcCCAGCAACATGTAATGGGTTCGAATGTAGAGATGGATTATGCATTCCGGATTCTGCTATTTGCAATGGGCAAAGGGACTGTTCGAGAGGGGAGGACGAGGTTGAGTGTCCTAATGATAGATGTTCAAGTGGATTCCGTTGTCGAAATGGAAGATGCGTCGATTCAAATCGAGTTTGTGATGGCTACAACGATTGTGGTGATGGTTCGGACGAGGAGAGTTACAACTGTGGAGCTGACAGATATGACGATGACACCAATGAGTTGTATACCCAAGGATACTACACTACACCAAGGTACTCCCAAAGTTATGAGGACTATGGATGTCAGGGCCAATTCCAGTGCCGTGATGGTAGATGCATACCTCAGAGCTATGTCTGCGATGCTCACCGTCATTGTACTGGTGGGGAGGATGAAGAGAATTGCCCAGCGCAGGATATATGCAATGGACAGTTTAGATGTCAGGAAGGTACTTGCATATCGAATGCAGCGTTATGTGATGGAAGACGGGACTGTTACGGAGGTGAAGATGAAAGGAACTGCAATGTAATTTGCGAATTTCAGTGCAACAATGACAACTGTATTCCAAGAATCGCTGTTTGCGATGGAGTTCGCGATTGTTATGGAGGGGAAGACGAGAGGAGCTGCAACACCGTCTGTGGATTCCAATGCAGCACAGGCAACTGCATTCCTTCCTCGGCTGTTTGTAACGGCGTTCAAGATTGTTACGATGGTGAAGACGAGTCAACAAGGCAGTGCCCCTTCATGAACCTTTGTAATGGATTTAGGTGTGGTGATGGTACTTGCATCGACTCTAGTCAGGTTTGTGATGATTACAAAGACTGTTCCGATCGTTCTGATGAGCAAAACTGTGAATCAGAGGAGGCCTGTCCTGGTAAATTTGATTGTCAGACCGGATTCTGCATCGAATTACGGTATATATGCGACGGAAGACAAGACTGTTCGAATGGTATCGATGAGAGTTCATGTCCCATCAATGAAGGCTGTACCAGTGATGAGTTTACCTGCTATAATGGCCATTGCATCGATGGTGACAAACGCTGTGACGGAATACCAGACTGCTCTGCAGGGGAAGATGAGACTGACTGTCCAGTAGGGTGTGGTAGCCAATTTGAGTGTAACAGAGGGAACTGTATACCTAGAACCTATGTCTGTAACGGCAGATCAGATTGTACCGACGGAGAAGATGAAGATGGTTGTGAACAATGTGAATTTGAATGTGATGACGGTAGGTGCATCGAAGCTACTAGGATCTGCGATAACGTCCGAGACTGCTCGCAAGGGGAAGACGAATTGAACTGTCCTATTGTAGATGAAAGTTGTCCAGATGAGTTCACATGTTCCCCTGGATACTGCATTCCAAGAATAGCTGTTTGCGATGGAGTTCGAGATTGTTATGGAAATGAAGACGAAGAAGGATGTCCAATAGTGGATCGATGTTTGAATCAGTTTAAATGCAATTCAGGGGAATGTATTCCACTGGCGGCTAAATGTGACGGTAAACCCGACTGTTACAGCGGGGAAGATGAAGATGGATGCCCTGTAATTGACGATTGTCCCTCACCTAGATTTCTCTGTGATGACGGTATCTGTGTTTCTCAAGACAAGATCTGCAATGGTGTACGTGATTGTTATGGAGGGGAAGACGAGCGGAGCTGCAACACAGTCTGTGGATTCCAATGCAGCACAGGCAACTGCATTCCTTCCTCGGCTGTTTGTAACGGTGTTCGAGATTGTTACGATGGTGAAGACGAGTCAACAAGGCAGTGCCCCTTCACGAACCTTTGCAATGGATTTAGGTGTGGTGATGGTACATGCATCGACTCTAGTCAGGTTTGTGACGATTACAAAGACTGTCCTGATCGTTCTGATGAGCAGAACTGTGAATCAGAAGAGGTCTGCCCTGGTAAATTTGATTGTCAGACTGGATTCTGCATCGAATTACGATATTTATGCGACGGAAGACAAGACTGTTCGAATGGTATCGATGAGAGTTCATGTCCCATCAATGAAGGCTGTACCAGTGATGAGTTTACCTGCTATAATGGCCATTGCATCGATGGTGACAAACGCTGTGACGGAATACCAGACTGCTCTGCAGGGGAAGATGAGACTGACTGTCCAGTAGGGTGTGGTAGCCAATTTGAATGTAACAGAGGGAACTGTATACCTAGAACCTATGTCTGTAACGGTAGATCAGATTGTACCGATGGCGAAGATGAGGATAATTGTGATCAGTGTGAGTTCGCCTGTAATGATGATAGATGCATCGAGACCTCTAGAATCTGTGATAATATCCGAGACTGCTCGCAGGGGGAAGACGAATTGAACTGTCCTATTGTAGATGATAGTTGTCCAGGTGAGTTCACATGCTCTCCTGGATACTGCATTCCAAGAATAGCTGTTTGCGATGGAGTTCGAGATTGTTATGGAAATGAAGACGAAGAAGGATGTCCAATAGTGGATCGATGTTTGAATCAATTTAAATGCGATTCAGGCGAATGTATTCCACTGGTTGCTAAATGTGACGGTAAACCCGACTGTTACAGCGGGGAAGATGAAGATGGATGCCCTGTAATCGACGATTGTCCCTCACCTAGATTTCTCTGTGATGACGGTATCTGTGTTTCTCAAGATAAGATCTGTAATGGTGTTCGTGATTGTTATGGAGGGGAAGACGAGAGGAGCTGCAGCACCGTCTGTGGATTCCAATGCAGCACAGGCAACTGCATTCCTTCCTCGGCTGTTTGTAACGGTGTTCGAGATTGTTACGATGGTGAAGACGAGTCAACAAGGCAGTGCCCCTTCACGAACCTTTGTAATGGATTTAGGTGTGGTGATGGTACTTGCATCGACTCTAGTCTGGTTTGTGACGATTCCAAAGACTGTCCTGATCGTTCTGATGAGCAAAACTGTGAATCAGAAGAGGCCTGTCCTGGTAAATTTGATTGTCAGACCGGATTCTGCATTGAACTCAGATATGTCTGCGATGGAAGGCGAGACTGCTCAAATGGTCAAGATGAAAACTCCTGTCCAATAAACGAGGGATGTGACAGTGATGAGTTTACCTGCTATAATGGCCATTGCATCGATGGTGACAAACGCTGTGACGGAATACCCGACTGCTCAGCAGCGGAAGATGAGATTGACTGCCCAGTAGGGTGTGGTAGCCAATTCGAATGTAACAGAGGGAACTGTATACCTCGAACCTATGTCTGTAACGGTAGATCAGATTGTACCGACGGTGAAGATGAAAATGGTTGCGAACGATGTGAATTTGAATGTGATGACGGTAGGTGCATCGAAGCTACTAGGATCTGCGATAACTTCAGAGACTGTTTGCAAGGGGAAGACGAATTGAACTGTCCTATTGTAGATGATTGCCCAGGTGAGTTTAGCTGTCCTCCTGGATATTGTATTCCAAGAATAGCAGTTTGTGATGGAGTTCGAGATTGTTATGGAAATGAAGACGAAGAAGGATGTCCAATAGTAGATCGATGTTTGAATCAATTTAAATGCGATTCAGGCGAATGTATTCCACTGATTGCTAAATGTGACGGTAAACCCGATTGTTATAGCGGGGAAGATGAAGATGGATGCCCTGTCATCGACAATTGTCCCTCACCAAGATTTCTCTGTGATGACGGTGTCTGTGTTTCTGAAGATAAGATCTGTAACGGTGTTCGTGATTGTTATGGAGGGGAAGACGAGCGGAGCTGCAACACAGTCTGTGGATTCCAATGCAGCACAGGCAACTGCATTCCTTCCTCGGCTGTTTGTAACGGTGTTCGAGATTGTTACGATGGTGAAGACGAGTCAGCAAGGCAGTGCCCCTTCACGAACCTTTGCAATGGATTTAGGTGTGGTGATGGTACATGCATCGACTCTAGTCAGGTTTGTGACGATTACAAAGACTGTCCTGATCGTTCTGATGAGCAGAACTGTGAATCAGAAGAGGTCTGTCCCGGTAAATTTGATTGTCAGACCGGATTCTGCATCGAATTACGGTATATATGCGACGGAAGACAGGACTGTTCGAATGGTATCGATGAGGATTCATGTCCCATCAATGAAGGCTGTACCAGTGGACAGTTCACTTGTTATAATGGTCATTGCATTGAACGTGAGAGAACTTGTGATGGCATTCCGGATTGTCCTAGCAACGAGGATGAAGCCACTTGTCCGGTTGCTCAAGACTGTCAAGGACAGTTCAGATGCAGGAACGGAGAATGTATTCCTCTTGGGAACCGTTGCGACGGCCTTGACGATTGCTTCCTGGGAGAGGATGAGGAAGCTTGTCCAATCACTGGATGCAGGAGTGATGAATTCAGGTGTCTCGATGGCCAGTGCTTCCCCGGTGGCTTCCGATGTGACGGATTTTACGAAGACTGTTCACATGGTGAAGATGAGAAAGACTGTGAACCGCAGAGCACATGCGACCGAGACCAATTCCAG tgcaACAATGGCGTTTGTATCTCATCCCAATGGCGTTGTGACGGTATGTACAGGGACTGCATGAAGggagaagacgaagaaaacTGCGGAGGTACTAATTTCATCGACTGTGGAAAGTCGGAATTCCGGTGTAACGACGGATCATGTATTTCAAAG GATTACGTGTGTGACGGGCGTTACCAGGACTGCgagggtggtgatgatgaaataaGCTGTCCAAGTTCATGTGGCGCATACGAGTATGAG TGTGAGTCGGGTGCTTGTGTTCCCGCCAGTCGCATGTGTGACGGGAGGAATGACTGTCCCTCAGGGTCTGACGAGATTCCCTTGAACTGTAATGATTTCCAAAACCTTG AGGATTGTGATCCGCACTATCAGTTCCGTTGCTATGTCGGTAACTGCATCTCTGTGTATGCTGTATGCGATGATTATAATGACTGCCTCGGAGGAGAAGACGAAGCATTGTGTCCAGGACAACAAG GGTCAAATGATGGACTATCGTATGTACTCTCAGAACTGAATAGTGACTTGGAAAATCTCGTCAATACTCTGGAAAATG GTTACGATGGTACGACGTACAATGCAGGGGATATAACAAACACGCTGTATAACATCGAACAAACGTTAAATCGTGCAG agTATCTTACATTGCAAGAGGAAGTTGAAAATGTTACGAGCACCAGCACGCCTGAGGAAAGTCCTCTCGATAGTCGCGACCAACATCTCCCAAATCTATCGAGCAAGAAGCGTTTCAAAGCCACCGAGAAGATCAAGGGTGACTCGATCATCAATGACCTAAATGAAGCCATAGCAGCCTCACGCAAGACCCATGAACCTGATGGAAACGACTCTGATGATGACGTTGATCTTAACGCTATAAGAGACGATGATATCGAAAATGATCTCGGAAACGATGCAGGTGCGGTATCAACCCGGTCGGAGACAGGTCGACATCGTCCAATCCTCCTGTCTCAAGATGCTCGGAAGAAACTTGACATCATAAGCAGCTTGAAGCATGAACTGTCTTTGAAGTTGAAAGAGAGAAGAACAAAgaggaaagaggaagagaaagaggaaaagaggAATACTGACCAGGGGGGTATGGACGATGATGCGTTGCCTAGAAACGGGATGCTGAAGCGCATTACAGCACTGGAGAATGCTTTGCTCaatagaaagaggaaaatattgCGAAAACGCTGA